The genomic DNA GTGCTTGCCGTCGACCATGGCGGAGATGGCGGATTTGGCGAGGGATTTGGAGATGGAGGCGGCAACTTCGGCGGGGGTGACTCCGGCCTCGTAGTCGCGTGCATTGCCATCGGGGAAGGTGAGAGAGATTTGGGCCATATCGGCTCTCCTCGTCGGTTTGGCGCCCACGGAACGCCCGGTTGCGGGTTATGTCGTGGGGGTTCTTTGGCGGGCGTTGCGGGCAGTGTCAACTGCCGGGCCGGTGGCGCGGGCGGGATTGAGTATTTTTGGCAAGAAAATGAACCGGCGGGGCGTTGGGGCGTATAGCTTGCATGGCAATTGCAGACCGGGCGTTTGAGACGCTGACAGAGGATGGCCCGGAGCGGGCCGAGGATATCACGCAGGAAGCGCGGGAGGCGGAGGCGGGAAACTTCTTTCGCCACGCGGCGTCGCTGTCGCTCTCGAAGCTGGCGGATGGATTGATTGACCCGAAACTGGTGCTGAGCTGGCTGATGGGCGCGCTGGGTGCACCGGCGGCGTTGACGGGCCTGCTGGTGCCGGTGCGCGAGGCCGGGGCGTTGGTGCCGCAGCTTTTCACCGCGGCGCGAATCCGGGCGATGGGGCGGCGCAAGTGGGCTTGGGCTGGCGGCGCGGCGGGGCAGGGCGTGGCGGCGCTGGTGATTTTGGCGGCGGCGCTTTTGCTGGAAGGCTGGGCGGCAGGCGTAGTGATTGTAGCGGCGCTGGCGGTTTTGGCGGTGGCGCGCAGCGTGTGCTCGGTGAGCTACAAGGATGTTCTGGGCAAGACGGTGGACAAGCCGCGCCGGGGCACGGTGACGGGCTTTGCGGCCTCTCTTGCCTCGGCGGGGGTGCTGCTGTTTGCGGGCCTACTGATGCTGGGGCTGCTTGAAAGATTTCAACTTGTGGCCGGTGCGATTGCGCTGGCAGGGGCGGCCTGGCTGGGGGCGGCTTGCATATTTGCGACAATTCGCGAGGAGGACCGGCCCGGCGATGCCGAAGGCGAGGCGACTGGTTTGGGGCAGTTGGTGCTGCTGCGGGAGGATGCCGACCTGCGCCGCTTCGTGCTGGCCCGGGTGCTGCTTTTGCCCACCGCGCTTGCGCCGCCCTACCTGGTGATGCTGGCCGGGCAGGCAGGGGATGACCGCTGGGGTGCCTTGGGCGCGATGCTGGCGGCCTCGGCGCTGGCAGGGCTGATCTCGGGCTGGATCTGGGGGCGGCTGGCGGACCGGTCCTCACGGCTGGTGCTGGCGATTTCGGGCGCGGTGGCGGCGGGCTTTCTGGCGGCGGCGGTGCTGCTTGCGGGCGCGATGGGCACGGCATGGGCAGCGCCACTGGTGCTGTTTGGCCTTATGGTGAGCTATCGCGGCGTGCGCGTCGGGCGCTCGACCTATCTTGTGAACCTTGCGCCGGAGGCGCAGCGGGCGAGCTACACGGCGGTGGCCAACACCACCGTGGGCGTGGCGCTGCTGTGTGGCGGCGCCTTTGGCGTGCTGGCCTCGGTGACGGGGCCGGGGGTGGTGCTGGCGGTCTTTGCCGTGATCGCCGCCGGGGGGGCGGCGCTGGCCTTTGCGATGAAGGAGGTCTGAGGAAAGGTGGGCAGATTGCCCACCCTACATCATCCGATCTCTGCGAGGCGAGCGAGGGCCTCTTTCAACTTGGCTTCTTCTTCCTGCCGCTCGGCGAGGTTGGCTTGCGCCTCCTCGACCACCTCGGGCGGAGCGTTTTCGGCGAACTTGGGGTTTTTCAACCGCCCGTTCAACCCGCCGATTTCCTTGGCGAGTTTGCCGAGGGTCTTTTCAAGCCGGGCCTTCTCTTCATCAATGTCGATGAGGTCGGCGACGGGGAGGCCGAAGGTGCCGCCGGAGACGGCGATGGTGATGGCGCCTTTGGGCATCTCGTCGGCCTTTGTGAGCGACTCGACGCGGGCAAGGCGCTTGATGAGGGCCTCGTTGTTGGCATAGGCCGTTTCGCCCTCGGGGGTGAGGGACACCTGGATCAGCGGCACATGCAGGCCGGCGGGCACGTGCATTTGGGCGCGTGCCGAGCGGATGGCCTCGATCAGGGAGATGACCCAGTTGACCTCGGTGTCAGCCTGCGCGTCGATCAGCTCGGGGCCGTATTCGGGCCATTCGGCGTGCATCACGAAGCCTTCGTGGCCTTTTTCGGCCCAGAGTTCCTCGGTGATGAAGGGCATGATCGGGTGGAGGAGGATGAGCACCTGATCGAGCGCCCAGGACATGGTTTCGCGGGTTTCGTCGGCCGCGTCGGTGTCGAACAGCGGCTTGGAGAACTCGATGTACCAGTCGCAGAAGGTGCCCCATGTGAAGCTGTAGAGCGCCTGCGCGGCATCGTTGAAGCGATAGTTTTGCAGGGCGTCATCTACGGCTGCGCGGGTTTTGGCCAGCTCTCCGATGATCCAGCGGTTGACGGTGGATTGCGGCTGCGGGGTGCCTTGGGGCTTTGCCTCGAAAACGCCGTTCATCTCGGCGAAGCGGGCGGCGTTCCAGAGCTTGGTGCCGAAGTTGCGGTAGCCGGCGATGCGCTGGGTGTCGAGCTTGAGGACGCCGCCGAGGGCGGCCATGGCGGCGGAAGAGAAGCGCAGGGCGTCGGCGCCGTATTCACCGATGATCTCCAGCGGGTCGATCACGTTGCCGACCGACTTGGACATCTTCTTGCCCTTGGCGTCGCGCACGAGGCCGTGGAGGTAGACCTCGGTGAAGGGGACTTCGCCCACGACGGCAAGCTGCATCATCATCATCCGGGCGACCCAGAAGAAGAGGATATCCTGCCCGGTGACGAGGGTGGAGGTGGGGAAATACTTCGCCAGCTCAGGGGTTTGCTCGGGCCAGCCGAGCGTGCCGATGGGCCAGAGGCCGGAGGAGAACCATGTGTCGAGCACGTCCGGGTCGCGCCAGACGGGGTAGGTCAGCACGGTGGGATCCTGGCTGACGTTGTATTCGGCCAGCGAGGCGGCGAGCACGTCTATCGCCTCGGCGCGGCCCGCGACTTCGACGATGCGGGCGTTGCTGATGGGGGTGGGCGTGTCGGCCAGCTCGCCTTTGAACTTGTGGGTGACGGTGGCGATGTCGGCGGCGCAGTGGTGCACGGTGCCGGTGTGGACCATGCCCTCGGTGAGCAGGCGCATCAGCTCGACATGATCGAGCGCGCCATCGTTCTCGTCATCCTTGAAGTCGGGCGCGGAGAGGTCGAGCCCATACCAGACCGGAATCTGGTGGCCCCACCAGAGCTGGCGGGAGATGCACCAGGGTTCGATGTTGTCGAGCCAGTGGTAGTAGGTCTTTTCGCCCGACTCGGGGAGGATTTTGACCTTGCCGCCGCGCACCGCGTCGAGCGCAGGGCCGACGATCTTTTCGGCGTCGACGAACCACTGGTCGGTGAGCATGGGCTCGATGACGACCTTGGAGCGGTCGCCGAAGGGCTGCATGATCGGCTTGTTCTCGACGTAGGGCATCATGCCGCCGTCAAAGCAGGTTTCGCCCTCGTCATCCGGCGGGGCGGGGACCATGACGGCGAGGCCTTCGTCGGTGATCTGGGCGACGACCTTCTTTCGGGCCTCGAAGCGGTCGAGGCCGCGCAGGTCATCGGGCACGAGGTTGAGGGTGTCGACCTCGGCTTCGGTGAACGCCGCGCCATTGGCGATGGCTTGCGCGCGGGTGGCGCAGGTGGCGTAATCCTCGCCGTCGTCGCGCAGGTTCGCCTTGGTGTCCATCAGGCGGTAGAGCGGGATGTTGTTGCGGGTGGCGACGCCGTAGTCGTTGAAGTCATGCGCGCCGGTGATCTTGACCGCGCCGGAGCCGAAGGTTGGGTCGGGGTATTCGTCGGTGATGATCGGGATCAGGCGGCGGTGCTCTTTGGGGCCGACCGGGATTTCGCAGAGTTTTCCGACGATTGGGGCGTAACGTTCATCGGAGGGGTGAACGGCCACGGCACCGTCGCCCAGCATGGTTTCGGGCCGCGTGGTGGCGATGGAAATGTAGTCGCGGGTTTCGCGGAGGATGATGTTTCCGTCTTCGTCCTTCTCGACGTATTCGTAGGTTTCGCCCCCGGCGAGCGGGTATTTGAAGTGCCACATGTGGCCGGGGGTTTCGATGTTTTCGACCTCAAGATCGGAGATCGCGGTTTCGAAATGCGGATCCCAGTTCACGAGGCGTTTGCCGCGATAGATCAGGCCCTTTTCGTACATGTCGACGAAGACCTTGATGACGGCATCGTGGAAGTTGGGTGCGCCTTGGCCGGCGTCCGGGTCACCCGCCGCGCCGCCCATGGTGAAGGCCTCGCGGGACCAGTCGCAGGAGGCGCCGAGGCGCTTGAGCTGGCCGATGATGGTGCCGCGCGAGGCGACCTTTTGCTGCCAGACGCGCTCAAGAAACTTTTCGCGGCCCATCTCGGCGCGGGTCGGCTCGCCGTTGGCGGCCATCTCGCGCTCGGTGACCATTTGCGTGGCGATGCCTGCGTGGTCGGTGCCGGGCTGCCAGAGCGTGTCAAACCCGCGCATGCGGTGCCAGCGGATGAGAATATCCTGCAACGTGTTGTTGAAGGCGTGGCCCATGTGGAGCGAGCCTGTCACGTTGGGGGGCGGGATCATGATGGAATAGGTCTCGGGGCGGCGCGCGGCGACACCGGCGGCGAAGGCGCCTGCCTTCTCCCATGCCGCGTAGATGCGGCCCTCGGCTTCGCTTGCGTCGAACGTCTTTTCCATTGCCATGTCGGCTCTCCGGCTCATGCTTTGCTTGGGGCGAGGGGATACCTCTTTGGCGGGGAGAGGGAAAGCCCGCGCTGGCTCTGGACAGTGCGGCCATGAAGGCTAGTGTCTCACGGACCAGCGAAGAGGAGTCAGCAGCATGAACGCTTTCGGAAAAAGCCAGTCTCTCAAACGGGTGGAAGACCAGCGTTTTCTCACCGGACACGGGCAGTATCTTGAGGATACGGTGCCCGAGGGTGCGCTGTTTGCCCATTTCCTGCGCTCGCCGGTGGGCCATGGGAAGCTGGTTACGCTGGGGCTGGAGGAGGCCCGCGAGATGCCGGGCGTGAAGCTGGTGGCCGGCGCGGCCGAGATGAAGGCCGACGGGGTGGACCTGCTGCTGGAAGGCGCCCGGGTGGCCAATGTGGACGGCTCCAAGGGGGCCGATGCCAAGCGCCCGGTGCTGGTGGAAGAGCGGATGCGCTTTGTGGGCGACCCGATTGCGGTGGTCATTGCCGAGACGCCGGAGCAGGCGAAGGATGCCGCCGAGGCGATCGAGTTGGATTTCGAGGAACTGCCCGCGCATATGGAGCTGGCCCCCGGCGGCGAGCCGATGCACGAAGAGGCGCCCGACAACATGGCCTATCACTGGGCGCAGGGCGATGAAGAGACCACCGATGCGGCGCTGGCGGCCTCCAAGCATCGGGTGAAGCTCGAAATCGTCGACAACCGGGTGATGATCGTTTCGATGGAGCCGCGCGGCGCATGGGCGGAGTGGGCCGACGGGCGCATTCACCTGTGTTTCAGCGGGCAGGGTGTGTGGGGGCAGAAGGCCTCGCTTGCCCGGCACCTTGGGCTGGCAGAGGAGAACGTGCGGGTCACGCATCCTGATGTTGGCGGCGGGTTTGGCCTGAAGGGGCAGGAATTTCCGGAGCATTGCGTGGTGGCCTGGGCCGCCAAGTACCTTGACCATCCGGTGCGCTGGATGAGCGAGCGCGGCGAGGGGCTGCAAAGCGACCATGGCGGGCGCGACCTTGTGAGCATCGCCGAGCTGGGCTTTGACGAGAACCTGAAGATCACCGCCTACAAATGCGAGAACCGCTCGAACATGGGCGCCTACAACTCGGGTTTCGGGCAATATATCCAGTCGTTCCTCTTTGCCCGCGTCTTCCCCGGCACCTACCAGATCCAGACGGCCTATCTGGGCTGCAAGGGCTATTACACCAACACCGCGCAGATGGACGCCTATCGCGGCGCGGGGCGGCCCGAAGCGATCTTTGTGCTGGAGCGGATGATGGACGAGGCGGCGCGCCAGCTTGGCGTCAGCCCGTGGGAGCTGCGGCGCAAGAACTTCATCGCCGCCGACCAGTTTCCCTACAAATCCGTCAGCGGCGAGCTTTACGATGTGGGCGATTTTCATGCGGTGCTGGCCGATGTGGAAAAGGCCGCCGATCTTGAGGGCTACAAGGCCCGCAAGGCGGAGAGCGAGGCCAATGGCAAGCTGCGCGGCTATGGGCTGGCCTATTACATCGAGTCGATCCTCGGTGATCCGACCGAGGGCGCGACGGTGGAGTTTGCCGAGGATGGCATGGTGGACCTGATGGTGGGCACCCAATCCAACGGGCAGGGGCATGAGACGGTTTATGCGGCCTTCCTTGAAGAACGCTCCGGCATTCCGGTGGAGAAGATCCGGGTGGTGCAGGGCGATTCTGACCGGATCGCCACGGGCGGCGGCACTGGCGGCTCGCGCTCGGTGACAACCCAGACCAACGCCACCATCGCTGCCGTCAACGTGATGGTAGAGGCCTTCGCGCCTTTCGTGGCCGAAGAGCTGGGCGTGGATGAGGTGGAGTTTGAGGATGGCAGCTTTGGCGCACCCGGCTCCAACCGCCGCCCGACGATGATCGACGCCGCCGAGATGGCACGCGAGAAGGGCCGCGAGGATCTGCTGCGCCATGAGGGCAAGGCCACGCTCGACGGGCGCAGCTACCCCAACGGCGGGCATTTCTGCGAGGTCGAGGTGGACCCGGAGACCGGGCAGGTGGAGCTGAAGCGCTACACGGTGGTCGATGATTTCGGCAACCTCGTGAACCCGACACTGGCCGAGGGCCAGGTGCATGGCGGCGTGGCGCAGGGCGTGGGGCAGATCCTGATGGAGAACGCCGTGTATGACGAGGACGGCCAGCTGCTGACCGGCTCGTTCATGGATTATGCCATGCCGCGTGCCGCCGACCTGCCGTTCTATGGTTTCGAGGCGCATCCGGTGCCCTCGATCCAGAACCCGCTGGGCATGAAGGGCTGCGGCGAGGCGGGCACGGTGGGCGCGATGGCGGCTGTAACCAACGCGGTGATCGACGCGCTTTGGGACAAGGGCGTGCGCAATGCGCAGGTGCCATTCACCCCGCAGCGGGTTTGGGCGCTGTTGAAAGAGGCGGAAGGTGACGCTTCGTGAGTTTCTAGGCTCCTTCTGGCCGGGGCGGCGCGAAAAGAACACGCCGCGCCCGGCCACGCGGGAGTCTGTTGCCCATGTGGTGGTGCTGGATGGCACCATGTCGAGCTTGCGCCCGAAGCATGAGACGAACGCGGGGCTGACCTTCAAGCTGCTCAGGCAGGCGGTGCCGCGGGCGCGGCTTTCGGTGCATTACGAGCCGGGCATTCAGTGGCGCGACTGGCGCTCGACCGGTGATGTGGTGGCCGGGCGGGGAATCAACCGGCAGATCCAGCGGGCCTATGGCTTTTTGGCCAGCCGATACCGGCCGGGCGACCGGATCTTTCTGATCGGTTATTCACGCGGGGCCTATGCGGTGCGCTCGCTGGCGGGCTGCATTGATACGGTGGGGCTGCTCAAGCGCAACCATGCCACCGTGCGCGGCGTCCGGCAGATGTGGCGACACTATCGCGCGGGCGGTGCGGGCGAGGCGGCGCTGCGCTTTCGGCTGGCCTATTGCCACAACGATGTGCGGATCGAGGCGGTGGGCTGCTG from Oceanicola sp. D3 includes the following:
- a CDS encoding MFS transporter, which encodes MAIADRAFETLTEDGPERAEDITQEAREAEAGNFFRHAASLSLSKLADGLIDPKLVLSWLMGALGAPAALTGLLVPVREAGALVPQLFTAARIRAMGRRKWAWAGGAAGQGVAALVILAAALLLEGWAAGVVIVAALAVLAVARSVCSVSYKDVLGKTVDKPRRGTVTGFAASLASAGVLLFAGLLMLGLLERFQLVAGAIALAGAAWLGAACIFATIREEDRPGDAEGEATGLGQLVLLREDADLRRFVLARVLLLPTALAPPYLVMLAGQAGDDRWGALGAMLAASALAGLISGWIWGRLADRSSRLVLAISGAVAAGFLAAAVLLAGAMGTAWAAPLVLFGLMVSYRGVRVGRSTYLVNLAPEAQRASYTAVANTTVGVALLCGGAFGVLASVTGPGVVLAVFAVIAAGGAALAFAMKEV
- a CDS encoding valine--tRNA ligase; amino-acid sequence: MAMEKTFDASEAEGRIYAAWEKAGAFAAGVAARRPETYSIMIPPPNVTGSLHMGHAFNNTLQDILIRWHRMRGFDTLWQPGTDHAGIATQMVTEREMAANGEPTRAEMGREKFLERVWQQKVASRGTIIGQLKRLGASCDWSREAFTMGGAAGDPDAGQGAPNFHDAVIKVFVDMYEKGLIYRGKRLVNWDPHFETAISDLEVENIETPGHMWHFKYPLAGGETYEYVEKDEDGNIILRETRDYISIATTRPETMLGDGAVAVHPSDERYAPIVGKLCEIPVGPKEHRRLIPIITDEYPDPTFGSGAVKITGAHDFNDYGVATRNNIPLYRLMDTKANLRDDGEDYATCATRAQAIANGAAFTEAEVDTLNLVPDDLRGLDRFEARKKVVAQITDEGLAVMVPAPPDDEGETCFDGGMMPYVENKPIMQPFGDRSKVVIEPMLTDQWFVDAEKIVGPALDAVRGGKVKILPESGEKTYYHWLDNIEPWCISRQLWWGHQIPVWYGLDLSAPDFKDDENDGALDHVELMRLLTEGMVHTGTVHHCAADIATVTHKFKGELADTPTPISNARIVEVAGRAEAIDVLAASLAEYNVSQDPTVLTYPVWRDPDVLDTWFSSGLWPIGTLGWPEQTPELAKYFPTSTLVTGQDILFFWVARMMMMQLAVVGEVPFTEVYLHGLVRDAKGKKMSKSVGNVIDPLEIIGEYGADALRFSSAAMAALGGVLKLDTQRIAGYRNFGTKLWNAARFAEMNGVFEAKPQGTPQPQSTVNRWIIGELAKTRAAVDDALQNYRFNDAAQALYSFTWGTFCDWYIEFSKPLFDTDAADETRETMSWALDQVLILLHPIMPFITEELWAEKGHEGFVMHAEWPEYGPELIDAQADTEVNWVISLIEAIRSARAQMHVPAGLHVPLIQVSLTPEGETAYANNEALIKRLARVESLTKADEMPKGAITIAVSGGTFGLPVADLIDIDEEKARLEKTLGKLAKEIGGLNGRLKNPKFAENAPPEVVEEAQANLAERQEEEAKLKEALARLAEIG
- a CDS encoding xanthine dehydrogenase family protein molybdopterin-binding subunit, whose amino-acid sequence is MNAFGKSQSLKRVEDQRFLTGHGQYLEDTVPEGALFAHFLRSPVGHGKLVTLGLEEAREMPGVKLVAGAAEMKADGVDLLLEGARVANVDGSKGADAKRPVLVEERMRFVGDPIAVVIAETPEQAKDAAEAIELDFEELPAHMELAPGGEPMHEEAPDNMAYHWAQGDEETTDAALAASKHRVKLEIVDNRVMIVSMEPRGAWAEWADGRIHLCFSGQGVWGQKASLARHLGLAEENVRVTHPDVGGGFGLKGQEFPEHCVVAWAAKYLDHPVRWMSERGEGLQSDHGGRDLVSIAELGFDENLKITAYKCENRSNMGAYNSGFGQYIQSFLFARVFPGTYQIQTAYLGCKGYYTNTAQMDAYRGAGRPEAIFVLERMMDEAARQLGVSPWELRRKNFIAADQFPYKSVSGELYDVGDFHAVLADVEKAADLEGYKARKAESEANGKLRGYGLAYYIESILGDPTEGATVEFAEDGMVDLMVGTQSNGQGHETVYAAFLEERSGIPVEKIRVVQGDSDRIATGGGTGGSRSVTTQTNATIAAVNVMVEAFAPFVAEELGVDEVEFEDGSFGAPGSNRRPTMIDAAEMAREKGREDLLRHEGKATLDGRSYPNGGHFCEVEVDPETGQVELKRYTVVDDFGNLVNPTLAEGQVHGGVAQGVGQILMENAVYDEDGQLLTGSFMDYAMPRAADLPFYGFEAHPVPSIQNPLGMKGCGEAGTVGAMAAVTNAVIDALWDKGVRNAQVPFTPQRVWALLKEAEGDAS